One Bos taurus isolate L1 Dominette 01449 registration number 42190680 breed Hereford chromosome 4, ARS-UCD2.0, whole genome shotgun sequence genomic window, CCTAAACAGCCTTGAGCTTCTCTCATCATCCTATCCCTAGTTAAGAGTTagttgcatcagtcatgtccaacactttgcaaattcctggactgtagcccaccaggctcctctgtccatgggattctccaggcaagaatactggagtgggttgccattcccttctctgggggaaatcttccctacccagggatcaaaccccggtctcctgccttgcaggcagattctttacgggcTGAGAGCTTCCATCCCTGCAGGGCCCAAATTGCAGAAAAAGTCCCAGGCTCAGGTTTGTTCAGGCTCACTTCTGGGTTTGAGACGAGAACATGGTTTAAAGATAGGACTAAAGACAAGGCCCAGGAGGCCCCATTCCTTGCCCAGCAGGAGAGATGGGGCCCAGAAGGATGCCAGGCTCACACGATCCTGCCCCAGAGGGTCAGTCCCTCCTGAGCCTCTCAGTACACAGCTGCCCAGCTGAGTGGGTGGCAATGAAGGGCAGGGGGGGTCTTCACTAGCGTGAGAAGGGAGACACATCACTACAGAGAGAGAAACCCAAGAGGAGGCAGTTTACTGCTTATGGTGGCCACTGGAGCGGCTGTGGAGCAAGGAGAGCAAATAACATAAACGGAAGCAACCGTCAGAGGCGACACGGCCCCACTCCATTTCTCCAGGACCACCATTCGGAGCTGTGGGGGAAGGACGGGTGGTccaggcctcctcctcctcaagTCAGCATTTGGCAAAATGAGCCCTGGAGTCCAGTCTTTCCTTCAACTTCGAGCCCTGTCTCCTCTGGGTGCTCCAGCCATCTCCGGCAGGACGGCCTCTTGGTTCTTCGGCTCCATGACTAGGGGCCATGGCCACTCTTGTCTTCTTCCTCGGGGGCCGGGGGCCGCTCCCCGGGGGCAGCCGGTGGTTCCTCCTGGGCCTGGCTGAGCGGGGCTTTTCCTGCTGCAGGTGGGGTGCTCTCGGGCATCTGGGTGAGGCCCGGGGAAGGCAGCCTACCTGAAGCCTGTGCGTAGGGGGCAGCAAACAGGTCCAGGAAGCAGCCGTCCCCTCCCGGGGGGCCCCCCAGAGACTGCGGGCAGAAGGCACTGGGGAATGGCAAGTCTGGCAGGCAGGGGTCGGCCCAGGGCACCGTACCTGTGGGGccaaagcacacagcacagagcgCACGGCATGAAGGGGCCCCAGGGCAGTCTCCGCGACAGAGACCCTCCCTGCTCCACAGAGACACGGGTCAGGACCCCAGAGTGGGTCTCCCCTCAGGACCAGGCACCCGCCCCCCATGACTCAAGGGCCTGGGGTTGGGGCACAGCGACCCAGAGCACACTGCAGGTCGGGCTGGGGCCCCCTCACACATGTGGAAGGAGCCCGGGAACCAGagtctttctccctcttcttctcctgagTCTCCTAGGGCGATAACTCCAGCATATCCGGGGTCCCGGTGGCCCCTTGGACACTCCCTTTAGCTGCCATCTACTCTGCACCGAGTGTTTCACGCCCGTCATTCCTAGTCCTCACCAAGCCCTCAAAGAGATGGCAATACTATTCCCACTTCAGAATCCAGGAAGCTCAGAACTAGTGATGACTGAGCTGGACTCCATGCTTGGCTTTGCCTCCCTCCAAAGCTCTCTctctcggagaaggaaatggcaacccactccagtactcttgcctggacaactccatggatggaggaacctggtaggctacagtctatggggtcgcaaagagtcggacacgactgagcgacttcactttctttctttctatagttccttttggagacggaaatggtaacccactccagtgttcttgcctggagaatcccatggatggaggggcctggtgggctacagtctctggggttgcaaagagtcggacacgactaagcaactaacacacacccaAAGCTCTCTCTTACTCTGCTCTGAAACCTCCAGGAAACTGGAGGACGAAGAGCTTCACCAAGATAGCCCCCGTCTTGGGGATCTCTCCCCTCTCACCCTCCTCAAACACTGGGGTCGGGGGGGCCTTCTCTTCCAGCCCCGACTCACCCACATTCCCGGCCGGCGGCTGCAGCAGGACGGGCCCCGACGGAGGGCCTGGGAAATAGCCCTGGGATGAGCCCCCGCCGGGGCCACAGGACAAGGCAAAGAGAGGGTCTTCGGGCAGTGGTGGAGTCAGCGAGCTGGGCAAAGGGAAGGGGTGCAGGTATGGAAACTGGGGCTGTGGGTGTTGGAAGAACTGGGTCTGTGGCCCCTGGGAGAAGGGGAACGATCCTGGCTGGCTGCTGCTGGGTTGGTACTCCTGGAGTTCCAGATCCTCTAAGTATGAGCAGGCAGGGGGTGGAGTGATGCTGTGGGGACAGAGAAGAACTTCCTGAGGCTCCAATGGTTTCATTCCTACCACGCCCTCCCCCACCACCTGCCTCTCCACAAACCCCAGGCCTgctgcttcctcctcttcctgctccagcttctcaccctcttctcctctacAGCTGTGATGTCCTGAtcctttccctccccatcccctcaccCTTTAACCCTCACTACATTTACTAACTCCTTGCttctctcagggcttccctggtggctcagaaggtagattctgtctgcaattcaggagacccaggttcgatccctgggtcaggaagatcccctggaggatggaactgcaacccactctagtattcttgtctggggggGTGGGGAAACCCCATCTCTCACTTACCCTCTCACCTCCCAAGCTCCATCCATCTTTCCTCCGTCTGTGCCTCCCCAAGGATAGCTCAATACAGCCCCCCGTGAAGTGGCAGACAAGTACCTTGTTCCCCACAACCCACAAGGGCCATCCTTGTGGCTGCTGTCACTGCCCAGGGTGTCCAGCAGCAGTGGCATCAGCTGGGGGGCATGCACAGGGCCGAGGGGAAAGGGAAGGTTGGCTCTTCGGACAGGTGGGGGGCTGAAGAGTGGGGGGGTCACAGGCCTTCTCTGGGGGCCCTCATTCTGCAGGTTTGGGCCCAGAGTCTGGTCAGATGTCAGCAGCATGGACGGCTCTGGGAACAGAAGTCCACGGGGGGTTTGTGAGAGTAAGACAACGGGGAGGGGATGCAGCCTTGGCGGTGCTGGAGGGGGTTAGAGTGCAAGAGGCTTGGGCTCCCCGAAGTGGCTCCACTGAACAAAACCATGGAGAGCTCTGGCCACTCCCAGGTCTTCCAAGAAAGAGCCCTTTGACTTTGCCGTCTTCCCCAGACAACCCTCAGAAGGGGGTCGGCTCACCTGGAAGGGAATCCTGAGGGAGGGTCCCAGGCTCCAGCATCGTGGACTCGGTAGGTGGCAGCTCGGCCACAGAGCTGGTGGCAGACAGATCAGAGACTGCAGGTCAAGGGGTCCCTGGTCTATGACTGGGGCTTCCATGTAGGGAAAGGGACCCACACGTTCAAGCTCTGTCTCCCTAcaaggcactgctgctgctgctaagtcgcttcagtcgtgtccgactctgtgcgaccccataggtggccgcccaccaggctcccccgtccctgggattctcaaggcaagaacagtgggttgccatttccttctccaatgtgtgaaagtgaaaagtgaaagtgaagttgcacagtcgtgtccgactcttagcgacccgatggactgcaccAGGCTCCCACCAGACACCCAgacacccaccaggctcctccatctgtggggttttccaggcaagagttactggagtggggtgccattgccttctccactggcaAGTCCCAATCCCACCTGGTCCAAATCCCTCTAAATATTAGCCAACAACtctggctcagaccgtaaagaagccacctgagacgtgggagacccaggtttgatccctgggtcaggaagagcccatgagaagggaatggcctcccgttccagtattcttgcctgggacaccccacggacagaggagcccggtaggttacagtccttggggttgcagagaggtGAACTTGGCtaagcaactcacacacacatgccccaTCATGTGCCCAGCCTTCCAGCACCTTCCCCCTTCTAGACCCCAGGATCCCAGCTTAGACCCCATGTCCTGCCCATGGGGAGGGGCCAGGAAGAGGAGAAAGTCTTACCTGCATTGGTTGCTGGCGGGGGCTGGGGTAAGGGCGGGACCGGCAGGTGCGTCCTTACTCTCCTTCCCATTCATTTTTCGCCACTTGGCCCGGCGATTCTGGAACCACACCTGTAGGGGAAGAGACACCTGAAGAGCTTGAGGAACAGGGCAGAGCCTGAGGCTCGGGCCTGCTGGCCCATGATGGCTGTGACTGAGGAGGTCCCTGCACCACTCAGACTGGTATGAAGGGTTCATCTAGATGGGGTCTGAGTCACCTCCCTGCGTCATCTAAGGCCAAGGCTGGGTGGAAACAGGCAAGAACACAGCCCTGGCTGAGGCCTCACTCCAGCCCCTGTTGGGGAGCTGCTGAGTACTTGCTAAGCTCCCCCAGAGTCCCGGCACGTGGGCTCCCCTCCACTCCTAGACCGGGGGAGTCAGCACCCTTTACCATGATGCGCTGGGGGGTGACCCCCACTGTCTGGGCAATCTCACGGCGCTTATCGCTGTCTGGATAGTGGTCATCTTGGAAGAGCCTTTCTAGCTCCTCCAGCTGGTCTAGAAGAAGAAAACACTGGCTTTGAGGATGAACACCAGTAATGAGGAAGCAGAGGAGAAACACACGCCTTTCAGGCGGGACCACTGTCCCCAACCCAAGGGCCTCCCACAGCCTGGTGGCTAAGTTCCCCCAGTGGGCTGGGGCCTCCTCTGGCTTGGGCTTTGTGGCAGGGAGCTGCGTGGTGGGTTACTTTCCTGTTTCTTCCATGTTCTGATAAGAAAACGCAAACTTCCCCTCTTAGGGTCAGAAGTCATGGCCTTGCAGAGGTCAAGAGACGTTCCAGCCAAGGTGATGCATAAGCTAACTGCACTCCCGTCTCCTGGGGCCACGTTCCCAGAGATTGACACCAGGTCCCTCCGGTTTCCTCTCACCTCAGGGACTTACCCGAGCGGTACAGGGTGCGAGTCTTCTTCCGGACCTGGCAGGTCACTTCCGGGGACCTCTTCTCCTGGTCCAGGTTTTGGTTCTTCTGGGCCAGTGTGTTGAGGAGGTTGGCCACATGGCAGGACCCCCGGCCTAACCCACAAGGCCCTGGGTTGTACGTGGCCCGAGCCGGGTTAACGCTGCTGGGAGATGCCGTCGAGGCCGGACCCACATCCCTAGGCTTCTTCTGCTTGCCGGTGGCTGGAGAAGAGGGCCTCTTCCCCAGCCTGCCCTCTGTCCCCGGGAAGGGAGGCCCTTGCCCTTGAGGCTGGGGTCTAGGCGAGGCCAGGCTCCTGTCTTCGTGGAGAGCTCCTGGGCTGGGGCGCTGGCAGGCCTTCATAGGCCCAGTCCCTTCCCCAGGGGCCTCTGACGGCCGCTTCTCCCCGTAGATGGTGCAGGAAATAGGCACGTCCTTGCCTGGGGCATCCTGAGTGTGGGGGGCTGACCTCTGCagggcttcctcctcctcctccagcctggcaGCAGGGACACCCCCCTGGCCTGTGGAGAGCCAGCACCCCGACTCAGCACAGGAGAAGGAAGAGCCTGGCCCAGGAGGATGCGCTGCTTCCTGGTCTGCAACTGGTGTCCTGTTTGACCTTAAGCTTTCACTTGTCTACTTAACAAACGCGGTAACAGTTCCAGGCGTACCTTCCTAACTCGGCTACCGTGAGGATCACAGGAGGGAatccttcttgcctggagaattccatggacagagaagcctggcaggctacagtccacggggtaacaaagagtcggacacgactgagctaacACATACGTACATACGTAGCTTGGAAAAGCAAAAGCACGCAGATGCCACCATGAGGGGTCTGAGCTCGTGAACCTAGATGGTGGGGGAGGAATCCTAATCTGGGGGGAACTTACTCCCTGGGAGTTCCCAGTTTTCTCCTAGACACCTGGATTGTGAGTTTGAGATTGAGACTCTGCAGCTGATCAGACTGGATCCCGGTCCTGCTCCGGACACAGCATCACGGCTGAGCAGGAACACGGCAGGACTGAGTGGTGTCCAGGGGCCCAGACAAGAACATCAAAGGGGAGCTAACAGGAATGTCTACCCTCATCTCCCACAGAACTGGCTCTCTCCTCACCCCTATACACACCCTCATCCCCTCCCTGCAAAGCGGGACCTCAGCCAAGGGCCTGGAGCCCAGGCCAGCCCCCCTTTTACAGGTATGGAAGGGTGACCTGACGAGCACTGTACATTCCCATCCCTCAGCCTTCAGCTTGTCTGTCCTTTTCTGAGCTATGATTCATCAGGAGTTTACCAGGTCCTGGGCATGGTGCTAAGCACCTTTCAGAGATCAGTCCGGTCTGCATTTAATCCCTGTGAGGAAGGCATAGGCATCTCTCCCtctaacagatgaagaaatgcaGATGGCAGAGTTCAGTGACTTGCCTAAACTCACAGTGCAGGGCTCTTGTTCACTAGACGGAGCCCTTCCGAGGGTCACCAACCTGCCCCTCATTTCCCTCCCAGCTTATTCATAACCTCCAGAACTCTCTCAGGTCAAGGAGCTGTTGTgttatttcttacaaaactagaatatttttattaaaaaaaatttttttttaatatttttcagtggATGCTCActggtgttttgttttggcccccacagcatgtgggatcttggttcctccACTAGGGGTctacccaggccccctgcattggaagtgccaAATCTGAACctctagaccatcagggaagtttccAAGAGCGagtttttctggttttttttttttttaatgaaagttgCATGAGACTGACTAGCTTAAGGAGCCGCTTTCTAACAACATGTAAAGAAAGATGTAGGTTACAGGCTAAGGTGCTTTGCCAGATTGTTCCCTAGCGTACAAGCTGGTGACCAGGGTTTGCAGGCTTCTACTCCATAACTAAGCCGAGTGGCCGGATGGGGAAATGCGGAAGAAGGGACACACTGGTTTTACAGTATTTCTGGAGCACTGGAGCCTAGCAAATCTGGTACACAGTAGATGGTCACTAAAGGCAATGCATCACCTTGATAGCTTTCCTaaagtggctcagcggtaaagaatccgcctgccaatgcaagagcccCGTTCCAACCCTCAGTCAGGAAGacgcactggagaagggcatggcactcTTTTGCCTAGAGTgtccttccctggagaattccatggacagaacagcctggtggactacagttcatggggtcgcaaagagtcggacacgactgagcgactgaagaacaacaaatcAGGGTGATAGACCCTGGTAAAAAAGGTGATGGGTCTTGGAACCTAGAACAGCAGAGCCTCAACCCTGCTTTCCTTCTCTGCGTGTAGACAGATCAGAACCCCAAAACGG contains:
- the NOBOX gene encoding homeobox protein NOBOX, with protein sequence MKACQRPSPGALHEDRSLASPRPQPQGQGPPFPGTEGRLGKRPSSPATGKQKKPRDVGPASTASPSSVNPARATYNPGPCGLGRGSCHVANLLNTLAQKNQNLDQEKRSPEVTCQVRKKTRTLYRSDQLEELERLFQDDHYPDSDKRREIAQTVGVTPQRIMVWFQNRRAKWRKMNGKESKDAPAGPALTPAPASNQCSSVAELPPTESTMLEPGTLPQDSLPEPSMLLTSDQTLGPNLQNEGPQRRPVTPPLFSPPPVRRANLPFPLGPVHAPQLMPLLLDTLGSDSSHKDGPCGLWGTSITPPPACSYLEDLELQEYQPSSSQPGSFPFSQGPQTQFFQHPQPQFPYLHPFPLPSSLTPPLPEDPLFALSCGPGGGSSQGYFPGPPSGPVLLQPPAGNVGTVPWADPCLPDLPFPSAFCPQSLGGPPGGDGCFLDLFAAPYAQASGRLPSPGLTQMPESTPPAAGKAPLSQAQEEPPAAPGERPPAPEEEDKSGHGP